The Acidobacteriota bacterium genomic interval GAGCAGCGCCGACACTTCGGAACCCGCCTGCGTGAAGCGGAAGATGTTGTCGACAAACAGGAGCACGTCCTTGTTCTCGGCGTCGCGGAAGTACTCGGCGACGGTGAGGCCCGTGAGTGCCACGCGCAGACGCGCACCCGGCGGCTCTGTCATCTGGCCGTAGACGAGCGCGGCGCGCGACTTCGACGGATCGTTCACGTCGATGACGCCGCTCTCCTGGAACTCGAGCCACAGGTCGTTGCCTTCGCGCGTACGCTCGCCCACGCCGGCAAACACCGACACGCCGCCGTGCTTCACGGCGATGTTGTGGATCAGCTCCTGGATGATGACGGTCTTGCCCACGCCGGCGCCGCCGAACAGGCCGATCTTGCCGCCCTGCAGGTACGGTTCGAGCAGGTCGATGACCTTGATGCCCGTCTCGAACATCTCGAGGCGCGTGGACTGCTCTTCGAGCGACGGCGCGGCGCGGTGGATCGGCCACGACGTCTCGGACACCACGGGGCGATCCGGATAGTCCACAGGTTCGCCGAGCACGTTGAGCACGCGGCCGAGCGTGGCCGGACCGACGGGCACCGTGATGCCCGCGCCGAGGTCGACGGCGTCCATGCCGCGCTGCAGGCC includes:
- the atpD gene encoding F0F1 ATP synthase subunit beta, which produces MANGTIEQQQVGRIVQIIGPVLDIEFEGGHLPAIYNAIRVRVPDASGAGHTDIIAEVQQHLGEGRVRTVAMKPTDGLQRGMDAVDLGAGITVPVGPATLGRVLNVLGEPVDYPDRPVVSETSWPIHRAAPSLEEQSTRLEMFETGIKVIDLLEPYLQGGKIGLFGGAGVGKTVIIQELIHNIAVKHGGVSVFAGVGERTREGNDLWLEFQESGVIDVNDPSKSRAALVYGQMTEPPGARLRVALTGLTVAEYFRDAENKDVLLFVDNIFRFTQAGSEVSALLGRMPSAVGYQPTLASEMGEMQERITSTKKGSITSVQAIYV